A genomic window from Lotus japonicus ecotype B-129 chromosome 1, LjGifu_v1.2 includes:
- the LOC130732439 gene encoding putative lipid-transfer protein DIR1, giving the protein MESPIKFICLVGFVVLVVSIAGFHRVEGAGECGRYTTPDNEAMKLAPCATAAQDENASVSQSCCAQVKKFSQNPGCLCAVLLSNTAKMSGIDPKIAITIPKRCSFANRPIGYKCGSYTLP; this is encoded by the exons ATGGAGTCTCCAATTAAGTTCATTTGTCTTGTTGGATTTGTGGTCCTTGTTGTTAGCATTGCAGGGTTTCATAGAGTGGAGGGTGCTGGTGAATGTGGAAGGTATACAACTCCAGACAATGAAGCTATGAAGCTTGCACCTTGTGCCACAGCAGCACAGGATGAAAATGCAAGTGTTTCTCAGAGTTGCTGTGCTCAGGTCAAGAAATTTTCCCAGAACCCTGGTTGTCTCTGTGCAGTTCTACTCTCTAACACAGCCAAAATGTCTGGAATCGACCCAAAAATCGCCATCACCATCCCCAAGCGTTGCAGCTTTGCTAATCGCCCTATTGGTTACAAGTGTGGAT CTTACACCCTGCCTTAA
- the LOC130719308 gene encoding LEAF RUST 10 DISEASE-RESISTANCE LOCUS RECEPTOR-LIKE PROTEIN KINASE-like 2.5, whose protein sequence is MRCLKSDTNAPKEIRRFEVLQTTSIGIDHLISTYDELGDGTIGKVYKGTFPCGYEVVIKILSSSEEDDEDFINEVKSIGKKLQKNVIALFGSTMEGSQKALIYPYMPKWSLEKIIDQEKISLLWDWVTLLSIAKDIAYEPDYLGCNHCASNPARMQCLLRC, encoded by the coding sequence ATGAGATGCTTGAAAAGTGATACCAATGCGCCGAAAGAAATCAGAAGATTTGAGGTGCTACAAACTACATCAATAGGCATCGATCATTTGATCAGCACTTATGATGAGCTAGGAGATGGTACAATTGGCAAGGTGTACAAGGGAACCTTTCCCTGTGGTTATGAGGTGGTTATAAAGATTTTATCATcttcagaagaagatgatgaagatttcaTAAATGAGGTAAAGAGCATAGGTAAGAAGCTTCAAAAGAATGTCATTGCTCTTTTTGGATCTACTATGGAAGGCTCGCAGAAAGCGCTTATTTATCCGTACATGCCTAAATGGTCGTTGGAAAAGATAATTGATCAAGAGAAAATTTCACTACTATGGGATTGGGTAACATTGCTTAGCATCGCAAAAGACATAGCATACGAGCCGGATTACTTGGGTTGCAACCATTGTGCAAGTAATCCAGCCCGTATGCAATGTCTTTTGCGATGCTAA
- the LOC130729255 gene encoding LEAF RUST 10 DISEASE-RESISTANCE LOCUS RECEPTOR-LIKE PROTEIN KINASE-like 2.7 isoform X1 has protein sequence MVYNLDVDGDVFAGDQHPRLEDLCYQIVLVALRDVWGCCLARGAKQRMGEKLGYHLLLSMRQPFSRQDSSNKNNKPVSKKNKSQRKLGSVPLYTKPPLTMTFFPLSLPPCYFCRLTLYFSLISFLFPKNMANYIYRNTECEPFSCHNYFKYNLTIPYRHNNQRDYCGHPSLKLNCEFDMVTININSRKFRVLDVNQDSGILTIVAIDILKLHNGIFPKTFTDVTLGSTFFIYTQKDAQYTLLFDCSPLPDYSPLNKIPYIPFSCAQDGVQHHGRLVSTTNAAHFNNLGCKNSITLPLLEDSFNKSVPN, from the coding sequence ATGGTATACAACTTGGATGTTGATGGTGATGTCTTTGCTGGAGATCAACATCCCAGGCTTGAGGATCTATGTTATCAGATAGTGTTAGTAGCCTTACGGGATGTCTGGGGCTGTTGCTTGGCCAGAGGTGCAAAGCAACGCATGGGTGAGAAGCTGGGGTACCACCTTTTATTATCAATGAGACAACCATTCTCGAGGCAGGACTCAAGCAACAAAAATAATAAGCCAGTTTCGAAGAAAAACAAGAGCCAAAGAAAATTGGGTTCAGTTCCTCTTTACACCAAACCTCCATTGACCATGACCTTCTTCCCTCTCTCTCTGCCTCCCTGCTATTTTTGCCGCTTGACGCTTTACTTTTCGttgatttcctttctctttccCAAAAATATGGCCAATTATATTTACAGAAACACAGAATGTGAACCTTTTTCTTGCCACAATTATTTTAAATACAATCTAACTATTCCATACCGGCACAATAATCAACGTGATTACTGTGGCCACCCATCTCTGAAGCTTAATTGTGAATTTGATATGGTGACTATCAATATTAATTCCCGGAAATTTCGTGTCCTTGATGTTAATCAAGATTCCGGAATTCTTACAATTGTAGCCATAGATATATTGAAATTGCACAATGGCATTTTCCCCAAGACTTTTACCGATGTCACATTGGGCTCTACCTTTTTTATCTACACCCAAAAGGACGCACAATATACATTGTTATTCGATTGCAGTCCCCTTCCTGACTACTCACCCCTAAATAAAATCCCATATATACCTTTTAGCTGTGCCCAAGATGGTGTTCAACACCATGGACGCTTAGTGTCAACAACAAATGCGGCACACTTCAATAATTTAGGATGCAAAAACAGCATCACCCTTCCACTCTTAGAAGATTCCTTTAACAAATCAGTTCCAAACTAA
- the LOC130729255 gene encoding uncharacterized protein LOC130729255 isoform X2 — translation MEGRKNLVSSSSSFTSELFGPSESHPSSAFESMFSPSPKVTGRVSLRSEVSGKIGGEGSSTKFGTPPDSSHINADFISKGSDSETQSKANKDMSSIYQEQRVQPCHLSSSIYYGGQDIYSHPQSARDSRLNSLYKNDGGEDDSGSASRGNWWQGSLYY, via the exons atggaaggaaggaaaaatctggtttcttcttcttcttctttcacttCTGAGCTGTTTGGGCCCAGCGAGTCCCACCCATCTTCTGCTTTTGAATCCATGTTTTCTCCATCACCTAAG GTGACTGGGAGAGTTTCCCTGCGCTCTGAAGTGAGTGGAAAAATTGGCGGTGAGGGATCAAGCACCAAATTTGGTACTCCTCCAG ATTCAAGTCATATCAATGCAGATTTCATCAGCAAGGGAAGTGATAGTGAAACTCAGAGCAAAGCAAATAAGGATATGAGTTCTATCTACCAGGAACAAAGAGTTCAACCATGTCACCTTAGCTCATCAATCTATTATGGTGGCCAGGACATATACTCTCATCCTCAGAGTGCGCGAGATTCCAGATTGAACTCTCTG TACAAGAATGATGGGGGAGAAGATGATTCAGGAAGTGCTTCAAGAGGAAACTGGTGGCAAG GATCTCTCTATTATTAA
- the LOC130729255 gene encoding uncharacterized protein LOC130729255 isoform X3, which produces MEGRKNLVSSSSSFTSELFGPSESHPSSAFESMFSPSPKVTGRVSLRSEVSGKIGGEGSSTKFGTPPDFISKGSDSETQSKANKDMSSIYQEQRVQPCHLSSSIYYGGQDIYSHPQSARDSRLNSLYKNDGGEDDSGSASRGNWWQGSLYY; this is translated from the exons atggaaggaaggaaaaatctggtttcttcttcttcttctttcacttCTGAGCTGTTTGGGCCCAGCGAGTCCCACCCATCTTCTGCTTTTGAATCCATGTTTTCTCCATCACCTAAG GTGACTGGGAGAGTTTCCCTGCGCTCTGAAGTGAGTGGAAAAATTGGCGGTGAGGGATCAAGCACCAAATTTGGTACTCCTCCAG ATTTCATCAGCAAGGGAAGTGATAGTGAAACTCAGAGCAAAGCAAATAAGGATATGAGTTCTATCTACCAGGAACAAAGAGTTCAACCATGTCACCTTAGCTCATCAATCTATTATGGTGGCCAGGACATATACTCTCATCCTCAGAGTGCGCGAGATTCCAGATTGAACTCTCTG TACAAGAATGATGGGGGAGAAGATGATTCAGGAAGTGCTTCAAGAGGAAACTGGTGGCAAG GATCTCTCTATTATTAA